Proteins encoded in a region of the Fimbriimonadia bacterium genome:
- a CDS encoding 2-oxoacid:acceptor oxidoreductase family protein, with product MIEIRIHGRGGQGAVVASKVLAEAVFAEGKWVQAFPSFGVERRGAPVAAFVRIDDSQVRLRNEIYEPDHIIVLDETLLGTGIPTAGLKSGGVVLINTPEPPDRFPDLAAFRVATVDASRIAVEHRLGSKAAPIVNTAILGAFVRAVPLCTLDSVATAVEANVPIKPKENAAATRAAYDAVLMAVPA from the coding sequence ATGATCGAGATTCGGATCCACGGCCGGGGGGGCCAAGGCGCGGTCGTGGCCTCCAAAGTCTTGGCCGAAGCCGTCTTTGCCGAAGGAAAGTGGGTGCAAGCTTTCCCGTCCTTTGGGGTCGAACGCCGAGGCGCGCCGGTCGCCGCGTTCGTCCGCATAGACGACAGCCAGGTCCGCCTGCGCAACGAGATCTACGAACCGGACCACATCATCGTGCTAGACGAAACGCTGCTCGGCACCGGCATCCCGACCGCGGGGCTGAAATCCGGAGGAGTGGTGCTGATCAACACCCCCGAGCCACCCGACCGCTTCCCGGATCTCGCCGCCTTCCGGGTGGCCACGGTGGATGCCTCGCGCATCGCCGTGGAGCATCGGTTGGGGAGCAAAGCTGCTCCCATCGTCAACACCGCGATCCTCGGAGCATTCGTGCGCGCAGTGCCGCTGTGCACCTTGGACTCGGTCGCTACCGCCGTGGAGGCCAACGTACCCATCAAACCGAAGGAAAACGCAGCCGCCACCCGTGCGGCCTACGACGCAGTGCTGATGGCGGTGCCCGCATGA
- the porA gene encoding pyruvate ferredoxin oxidoreductase yields MVTTKVLMGNHAVSWGVMRARVQMISAYPITPQTQIVEELSEICASGRLDAKFIKVESEHSAMASVIGASAAGVRAFTATSAQGLALMHELLHWAGLGRLPVVLVDVNRAMAPGWSIWSDQTDALSQRDTGLMQWYCETNQEVLDGVILGYKVAERVRLPLMLVLDAFLLSHTYEPVEVPDEESVDAFLPPYRSEYKLDLAKPAAFGPLTSPEHYMELRYRQQLAFEEAVDVIIEEGKRFREAFGRDYGLIECYRCEGAEVAVLCAGSMTATARETVDQMREEGKPVGLIKLRVFRPFPTAILRAALVPLKKVAVLDRNISAGAEGIFAQEVKAAMCNVPSAPEIHPYILGLGGRDITPNTIRTALETTLESKTRNDIPIWLELKE; encoded by the coding sequence ATGGTCACCACCAAGGTGTTGATGGGCAACCACGCCGTGTCGTGGGGCGTGATGCGCGCTCGTGTACAGATGATCTCGGCTTATCCCATTACCCCGCAGACACAGATCGTGGAGGAGCTGTCCGAGATCTGCGCGAGCGGTCGGCTGGATGCTAAGTTCATCAAGGTGGAATCGGAGCACTCGGCGATGGCGAGTGTCATCGGCGCGTCCGCCGCAGGCGTTCGGGCGTTTACTGCCACCAGCGCGCAGGGGTTGGCGCTGATGCACGAGTTGCTACACTGGGCGGGCCTGGGCCGACTGCCGGTGGTGTTAGTGGATGTCAATCGCGCGATGGCACCGGGGTGGAGCATCTGGAGCGATCAGACCGACGCGCTCTCCCAGCGCGACACGGGCCTCATGCAGTGGTACTGTGAGACGAATCAAGAGGTCTTGGACGGCGTAATCCTCGGATACAAGGTAGCGGAGCGGGTACGACTGCCGCTCATGCTCGTGCTGGACGCCTTTCTACTATCCCACACCTACGAGCCGGTGGAGGTCCCAGATGAGGAAAGCGTGGACGCGTTCCTGCCGCCCTATAGGTCGGAGTACAAGCTGGACCTAGCCAAGCCTGCCGCCTTCGGACCACTCACCTCGCCCGAGCACTACATGGAGTTGCGGTACCGACAACAGCTCGCCTTCGAGGAGGCCGTGGATGTCATCATCGAGGAGGGAAAACGATTCCGCGAAGCATTCGGTCGCGACTACGGGCTGATCGAGTGCTATCGTTGTGAGGGTGCCGAGGTTGCGGTGTTGTGCGCAGGTTCGATGACCGCCACCGCCCGCGAGACCGTGGACCAGATGCGCGAAGAGGGGAAGCCCGTGGGTCTGATCAAGCTACGCGTGTTCCGACCGTTCCCGACGGCGATACTGCGAGCCGCTCTGGTGCCGTTGAAGAAGGTGGCGGTACTGGATCGTAACATCAGCGCAGGTGCCGAGGGCATTTTCGCTCAAGAAGTGAAGGCAGCGATGTGCAACGTGCCATCCGCACCAGAGATCCATCCGTACATCCTCGGTCTGGGTGGTCGCGACATCACACCCAATACCATCCGCACCGCGCTGGAGACGACGCTAGAGAGCAAGACCCGTAACGACATACCGATCTGGCTGGAGCTGAAGGAGTAA
- a CDS encoding FAD-dependent oxidoreductase yields the protein MKPKTLTKITFRSYRDMPDNCVSMGDMGWNRTGSWRYVRPIYTHRTPPCTQGCPSGTAIERWMGYVAKGEYEKALETIRMEHPSPAILGRVCFHPCESHCNRSKMEGSVGINMLERHIGDMTANAPPAPPHDVPAVEALRVAVVGSGPAGLGAAYHLRRLGHEVEVFERMPALGGMLRYGIPSYRLPKDVLDAELDRIGRMGIRFHTGVAPQVSDLFQQGFHRVFLAFGAQRSRRLGVPGDEHPSVLPGLRFLSDVAQGVRTEVPVKVYVVGGGNTAIDAARAALRLGADVTILYRRTRQEMPAFEEEIEAALAEGVRIEYLVAPSQVDDESGLAAMTCIRMELGEPGPDGRRKPEPVAGSEFRLPAGLVLSAIGEEAELDLAPELANERGSLATDEEMRTSDPRVWAGGDMTDSPRTVIDAIASGKRAAIAIDCEARGLSFREVLKRIRVPDCPGLSMETYLRVLREGIEAVEPVPEVAGYELLNTFYFDELARQRRPEQEPKDRTSGFMEVHPDISEEIAISEAMRCLHCGNCISCDNCFIYCPDAVITPMGDGSYLIDYDYCKGCGVCVHECPRAAMEMIPERAEV from the coding sequence ATGAAGCCCAAGACCCTCACCAAGATCACCTTCCGCTCCTATCGCGACATGCCGGACAACTGCGTGTCCATGGGTGACATGGGTTGGAACCGCACCGGCTCGTGGCGATACGTACGGCCCATCTACACTCATCGAACCCCACCATGCACGCAGGGCTGTCCATCCGGTACGGCCATCGAAAGGTGGATGGGGTACGTAGCGAAGGGCGAATACGAGAAGGCGCTCGAGACCATCCGCATGGAGCATCCCTCGCCTGCCATCCTCGGCCGTGTGTGCTTCCACCCGTGTGAGTCGCACTGCAACCGCTCGAAGATGGAGGGCTCGGTCGGCATCAACATGCTGGAGCGGCACATCGGCGACATGACCGCCAATGCGCCGCCGGCTCCCCCACACGACGTGCCCGCAGTCGAGGCACTACGAGTGGCAGTGGTCGGGTCGGGTCCCGCTGGCCTAGGGGCCGCCTACCACCTACGCAGGTTGGGGCACGAGGTCGAAGTGTTCGAGCGAATGCCTGCGTTGGGCGGCATGCTACGCTATGGCATCCCCAGCTATCGCTTGCCCAAAGATGTGCTGGACGCAGAACTGGACCGCATCGGAAGGATGGGCATACGGTTCCATACCGGCGTCGCCCCGCAGGTGTCTGATCTGTTCCAACAGGGGTTCCATCGTGTGTTTCTGGCGTTCGGCGCGCAGCGTTCGCGAAGGCTGGGCGTCCCGGGTGACGAGCATCCGTCAGTGCTGCCTGGTCTGCGCTTCCTGTCCGACGTTGCTCAGGGTGTCAGGACAGAGGTGCCTGTCAAGGTTTACGTAGTTGGTGGTGGTAATACTGCCATTGACGCGGCCCGCGCAGCGCTGCGACTGGGTGCCGATGTGACCATTCTCTATCGCCGCACTCGGCAGGAGATGCCGGCATTCGAGGAGGAGATCGAGGCTGCGCTAGCCGAGGGAGTGCGGATCGAGTACCTGGTGGCGCCGTCGCAGGTGGACGACGAGAGTGGCCTAGCCGCGATGACCTGCATTCGCATGGAGCTGGGAGAACCCGGCCCGGACGGTCGCCGAAAACCAGAGCCAGTCGCAGGTTCGGAGTTCCGCCTGCCCGCGGGACTTGTCTTGTCAGCGATTGGGGAGGAGGCAGAGCTGGACCTCGCGCCCGAACTGGCCAACGAGCGCGGCTCGCTCGCCACCGACGAAGAGATGCGCACCTCCGACCCCAGAGTGTGGGCTGGTGGCGACATGACCGACTCCCCTCGCACCGTGATTGATGCAATCGCCAGTGGCAAGCGCGCGGCGATTGCGATCGACTGCGAAGCACGAGGCCTGTCTTTTAGGGAGGTGCTCAAACGCATAAGGGTTCCCGATTGTCCGGGCCTCTCGATGGAGACCTACCTACGTGTGCTGCGTGAGGGGATCGAAGCGGTGGAGCCCGTGCCGGAAGTAGCAGGCTACGAGCTGCTGAACACCTTCTACTTCGACGAACTGGCTCGACAGAGGCGGCCCGAGCAGGAACCTAAGGATCGCACCTCTGGCTTCATGGAGGTGCACCCAGACATCAGCGAAGAGATAGCGATATCGGAAGCGATGCGCTGCCTTCACTGTGGCAATTGCATCTCTTGCGACAACTGCTTCATCTACTGCCCCGACGCCGTGATTACCCCAATGGGGGATGGTAGCTATCTGATAGACTACGACTACTGCAAAGGCTGCGGCGTGTGCGTGCACGAGTGCCCCCGCGCTGCCATGGAGATGATCCCCGAAAGGGCAGAGGTGTGA
- a CDS encoding pyruvate synthase subunit beta has translation MTETAVDLRAPELCGPGHLACQGCGATLAMRYALKALGERTIIALPACCWSVIAGPFPYCNLGVPVYHCAFETAAATASGIRAGLDMQGIEDVTVMAWAGDGGTFDIGLQALSAAAERNENILFVCYDNEAYMNTGIQRSSATPFSAWTTTTPESSPKADRKKDIDRIMAAHSIPYCATASVGYPEDLMRKFLKAKGIVGMRFIHVLAPCPAGWKMASDMTVEIARMAVESNVFPLYEVEDGVRYHITYHPKRPISVEQYLKVQGRFKHLTPEMVAQFTAEVHERWDRLQRDCASS, from the coding sequence ATGACCGAGACGGCGGTAGACCTGAGAGCCCCAGAGCTGTGTGGGCCAGGACACCTGGCCTGCCAGGGCTGCGGTGCCACCTTGGCCATGCGCTACGCCCTGAAGGCACTGGGAGAGCGAACGATAATAGCACTGCCGGCTTGCTGCTGGTCGGTGATTGCAGGCCCATTCCCCTACTGCAACCTAGGGGTGCCCGTGTATCACTGTGCGTTCGAGACGGCTGCGGCGACGGCTAGTGGCATTCGCGCCGGATTGGACATGCAAGGAATCGAGGATGTCACCGTGATGGCGTGGGCAGGTGATGGCGGCACCTTCGACATCGGCCTGCAGGCACTCTCGGCTGCGGCGGAGCGGAACGAGAACATCCTGTTCGTGTGCTACGACAACGAGGCTTATATGAACACGGGCATCCAACGGTCGTCTGCAACTCCTTTCTCTGCATGGACCACTACCACCCCGGAGTCGTCTCCCAAGGCAGACCGAAAAAAGGACATCGACCGCATCATGGCCGCACACAGCATCCCTTACTGCGCGACCGCGTCGGTGGGCTATCCCGAGGACTTGATGCGCAAGTTCCTGAAGGCGAAAGGTATCGTGGGAATGCGATTCATTCACGTACTAGCCCCATGCCCCGCCGGCTGGAAGATGGCGTCGGACATGACGGTGGAGATCGCGCGCATGGCCGTGGAATCTAACGTGTTTCCGCTTTATGAGGTGGAAGACGGCGTCCGATACCACATCACCTATCACCCGAAGCGCCCGATAAGCGTAGAGCAGTACTTGAAGGTACAAGGCCGCTTCAAGCACCTGACACCGGAAATGGTAGCCCAGTTCACCGCCGAGGTCCACGAGCGCTGGGACCGCCTACAGCGAGACTGCGCAAGCAGCTAA